One stretch of Chryseobacterium indologenes DNA includes these proteins:
- a CDS encoding T9SS type A sorting domain-containing protein → MKKIYSIACCLLAVLCFAQQIVSFEDSEGFITGNIHGQGAWISTPTGGNPENITQQTISTDIATNGSSALKIVRESMYGVQSEPIIGGFYNLEIPLTCANFSVSFDINMSQLNGSVFGFQGVDNMNEQTIVRVDFDNTGIINVLNKEINIQNMVSTSGLWLPNEWYRFKVVGTAMEIRYYLNDILIFTESALNSLTMDQLRFVHNNGQGVAYFDNIKINEELALSVKETKTNSPILTLYPNPVTDIIKINTPNRIQHVKVYDFTGKRMNILLDGDQIDVKNLSAGTYLLNIETEGRNFTEKFIKK, encoded by the coding sequence ATGAAAAAAATCTACTCAATCGCTTGCTGTTTATTAGCAGTGCTTTGCTTTGCCCAGCAGATCGTATCTTTTGAAGACAGCGAAGGTTTTATAACCGGAAATATTCACGGACAAGGAGCGTGGATCAGTACTCCTACAGGAGGAAATCCCGAAAATATTACCCAGCAGACGATCAGTACGGATATTGCTACGAATGGGAGCAGTGCCCTGAAAATTGTCAGGGAATCTATGTATGGAGTTCAGTCAGAACCTATTATTGGAGGGTTTTACAATCTGGAAATTCCACTCACTTGTGCCAACTTTTCAGTTTCATTCGATATCAACATGTCTCAACTCAACGGATCTGTCTTTGGATTTCAGGGGGTAGATAATATGAATGAGCAAACAATTGTAAGGGTCGATTTTGATAATACTGGAATAATAAACGTTTTAAATAAAGAAATAAATATTCAGAATATGGTTTCTACATCAGGATTATGGCTTCCCAATGAATGGTATCGATTTAAAGTAGTGGGGACAGCGATGGAGATCAGGTATTATCTGAATGATATTTTAATTTTTACCGAATCTGCTCTTAATTCTCTTACAATGGATCAATTGCGTTTTGTTCACAATAATGGACAGGGAGTAGCTTATTTTGATAATATTAAGATTAATGAAGAATTGGCCCTGTCTGTTAAAGAAACTAAAACGAATTCTCCAATATTAACTTTATATCCTAATCCGGTAACGGATATTATTAAAATAAATACTCCTAACCGTATACAGCATGTTAAAGTATATGATTTTACTGGAAAAAGAATGAACATATTACTGGATGGAGATCAAATAGATGTGAAAAATTTATCTGCTGGAACTTATTTGCTAAATATAGAGACAGAAGGAAGAAATTTTACTGAAAAATTCATCAAAAAATAA
- a CDS encoding dipeptidase → MQETLNYINENKQRFVDELFELLRIPSISADPAYKDDVLKCADVCAEHLRNAGADQVEICETKGYPIVFGEKIIDTNLPTVLVYGHYDVQPADPLELWTKLPFEPYIEKTELHPEGAIFARGSADDKGQFFMHLKAFEAMMRTNTLPCNVKFILEGEEEVGSVSLGDFVNENKEKLSCDCILISDTHIYSNEQPTVTTGLRGLSYVEVEVEGPNRDLHSGLYGGAVPNPIHVLSRMIANLIDEDGHITIDGFYDNVEIVSDADRAEMNKLKDNPEEFKKSIGLSNIEGEKGYTTLERASIRPTLDCNGIWGGYTGEGAKTVIPSKAFAKISMRLVPYQTPEEITEKFTKYFEKIAPDTVKVKVTPHHGGMPYVLQSDTKEFLAAKKAMETAFGKEVLPYRSGGSIPITSMFEKVLGAKSVLMGFGLDSDAIHSPNEHYGLFNFYKGIESIPLFFENYSK, encoded by the coding sequence ATGCAAGAGACATTAAATTACATTAACGAAAACAAGCAGCGTTTCGTGGATGAATTATTTGAGTTATTGAGAATTCCTTCTATTTCTGCAGATCCAGCGTATAAAGATGATGTATTGAAGTGTGCAGATGTATGTGCAGAACACCTTAGAAATGCAGGAGCTGATCAGGTTGAAATATGTGAAACTAAGGGTTATCCTATCGTTTTCGGAGAAAAAATTATAGATACAAACCTGCCAACGGTATTGGTTTACGGACATTATGATGTACAACCGGCAGATCCATTAGAATTATGGACAAAACTTCCTTTCGAGCCTTATATCGAGAAAACTGAACTTCACCCAGAAGGAGCGATCTTCGCAAGAGGATCAGCAGATGATAAAGGACAGTTCTTTATGCACCTGAAAGCATTTGAAGCAATGATGAGAACCAACACGCTTCCTTGTAATGTTAAATTTATCCTGGAAGGTGAAGAGGAAGTAGGATCTGTAAGCTTAGGAGACTTTGTGAATGAAAACAAAGAAAAACTATCTTGTGATTGTATTTTAATTTCTGATACCCATATCTATAGCAACGAACAACCTACTGTAACAACAGGATTAAGAGGGTTAAGTTATGTAGAAGTAGAAGTGGAAGGTCCAAACAGAGACCTGCATTCAGGGCTTTACGGAGGAGCAGTTCCAAACCCGATTCATGTACTTTCCAGAATGATTGCTAACCTTATCGATGAAGATGGCCACATCACTATTGATGGTTTTTATGATAATGTTGAGATTGTATCTGATGCGGATAGAGCAGAAATGAATAAGCTGAAGGACAACCCTGAAGAATTCAAAAAATCAATCGGATTGAGCAATATTGAAGGTGAGAAAGGCTATACAACTTTAGAAAGAGCTTCTATTCGTCCTACTTTAGACTGTAATGGTATTTGGGGCGGATATACAGGAGAAGGAGCTAAAACTGTAATTCCTTCCAAAGCTTTCGCTAAAATTTCAATGCGTTTGGTTCCTTATCAGACTCCTGAAGAAATTACTGAAAAATTCACAAAGTATTTCGAAAAAATTGCTCCAGATACAGTAAAAGTTAAAGTAACTCCTCACCACGGAGGGATGCCTTATGTATTACAAAGCGATACCAAAGAATTCTTAGCCGCTAAAAAAGCTATGGAGACAGCATTTGGTAAAGAAGTATTACCCTATAGAAGTGGAGGAAGTATTCCTATTACATCGATGTTTGAGAAGGTTTTAGGAGCTAAGTCTGTACTGATGGGCTTCGGATTGGATTCAGATGCGATCCACTCTCCAAATGAACACTATGGATTATTTAATTTCTATAAAGGAATTGAAAGTATTCCATTGTTTTTTGAAAATTATTCAAAATAA
- a CDS encoding class I SAM-dependent methyltransferase: MGNTILNQEVQNYIHANLKTDLHSLLLKRSPFPEVSMQEIVQQIKGKQVAEKKFPFLLKEGIVFPPQLNMEQSSSEKTALYKSEILKGKKFIDLTSGFGIDAYYLSQNFDDITLIEQNTELLEIVEHNWNTLGKKARFINQKLEDFLNENQENFDTIYLDPARRDQNKNKVFLLEDLSPNILEIQEKLLSISNQVMIKLSPLIDLKYLISVLPPIFRIDIIALKNDVKEIVVFLSGENKKEIICNCVNLDSGESPFSFIFGEEENAQSQYTAPEKFIYIPNNSILKAGIFNLISEKFGIKKLHPNTHLYTSAEKLNEFPGRIFEMEVVDSKKIKKKEQFNIISKNYPLKPEEIKKKYGLKDGGNDYLIFTQSKKGKIILKSV; encoded by the coding sequence GTGGGAAATACAATATTAAATCAAGAGGTTCAAAACTATATTCACGCAAATCTAAAAACGGATTTGCACTCATTATTATTAAAAAGATCTCCATTTCCTGAGGTGTCTATGCAGGAAATTGTTCAGCAGATCAAAGGAAAACAGGTTGCAGAAAAAAAGTTTCCATTCCTGTTGAAAGAAGGAATTGTTTTTCCACCACAGCTCAATATGGAGCAATCATCCTCTGAAAAAACCGCTCTTTATAAATCAGAGATTTTAAAAGGTAAAAAATTTATTGACCTTACCAGCGGTTTTGGAATAGATGCCTATTATTTATCTCAAAATTTTGATGATATCACTTTAATAGAGCAAAATACAGAGCTTTTAGAGATCGTTGAACACAATTGGAATACACTTGGAAAGAAAGCAAGGTTTATCAATCAGAAATTAGAAGATTTTTTGAATGAAAACCAGGAAAATTTTGATACTATTTATTTGGATCCGGCCAGAAGAGATCAGAATAAGAATAAAGTCTTTCTTTTAGAAGATCTTTCCCCCAATATTCTTGAAATCCAGGAAAAGTTATTGTCAATATCAAATCAGGTGATGATTAAGCTTTCTCCCTTGATCGATCTGAAGTATCTTATTTCAGTTTTACCTCCCATTTTCAGGATTGACATTATTGCTCTTAAAAATGATGTAAAAGAGATTGTGGTCTTCTTATCTGGAGAAAATAAAAAAGAGATTATTTGCAACTGTGTGAACCTTGACAGCGGAGAATCTCCCTTTAGTTTTATATTTGGGGAAGAAGAAAATGCCCAATCGCAATATACTGCACCTGAAAAATTCATTTATATCCCTAATAATTCTATTCTAAAGGCTGGAATTTTTAATTTAATTTCTGAAAAATTTGGAATTAAAAAACTACATCCCAATACCCATCTTTATACTTCTGCTGAAAAACTAAACGAATTTCCAGGAAGAATTTTTGAAATGGAAGTTGTTGATTCTAAAAAGATTAAAAAGAAAGAACAATTCAATATTATTTCAAAAAATTATCCTCTGAAGCCTGAAGAAATCAAGAAAAAATATGGATTGAAAGATGGAGGAAATGATTACCTTATTTTTACACAGTCCAAAAAAGGGAAAATTATTTTAAAATCAGTATAA
- a CDS encoding GxxExxY protein, with protein sequence MKENEISFYIRKSIFSVYNELGPGLLEKVYEKVLAYELENNGLKVQTQIPMKVKFKNVFIDSSFIADMIVEDKVIIEVKAVTEISNIHHQQLLTYLKLTNLKLGILVNFNTDYIDKSIFRKINGNLD encoded by the coding sequence ATGAAAGAAAATGAGATCAGTTTTTATATCAGAAAATCTATATTTTCTGTTTACAACGAACTTGGACCTGGTCTATTGGAAAAAGTCTACGAAAAAGTTTTAGCTTATGAACTGGAAAATAATGGTCTGAAAGTGCAGACTCAGATTCCAATGAAAGTTAAATTTAAAAATGTGTTTATTGATTCAAGTTTCATAGCAGATATGATTGTTGAAGATAAAGTGATTATAGAAGTAAAAGCTGTTACTGAGATATCAAATATCCATCATCAACAACTGTTAACGTACTTAAAATTAACAAATTTGAAATTAGGAATTTTAGTCAATTTTAATACCGATTATATTGATAAAAGTATCTTTAGAAAGATAAATGGAAATCTAGATTAA
- a CDS encoding methylmalonyl-CoA mutase family protein, whose translation MSNTATLPNWENLVKKQLKTEDIYPILEKENLEGIDVKPFYTEVKKPLVNLPRVEESTHLVARYHESLEDEVFAFLLDQNVENLTDKTIFVNNKELAGHITPQDEDQYFSLIDVFNEKEATIDDQLAKELLAKGFKRSICVDVSLHQNAGAAIYQQLGVALAKTKELAEVYGAEILNKLIFRIAVGGNYFFEMAKLRAFKMVFNQLSKEYGLDEVPYIFAETSLRNKAVSDNENNLIRSTLELASAMIGGADAVFTNNYLVDRSTDNSEEISFKQQIVLAYESIINVFEDAANGSYYVEDITQQIAVKSWALFVEMEEAGGYLELLKQGVIQKKIYDHAIEEQAWIEEGKIKLIGVNLYPKLDVKKSITDLYNEKEIKAVRWAEMFE comes from the coding sequence ATGTCAAATACAGCTACACTTCCAAACTGGGAAAATTTAGTAAAAAAACAACTTAAAACAGAGGATATTTACCCTATCCTTGAAAAGGAAAACCTGGAAGGAATAGATGTGAAGCCTTTCTATACGGAGGTTAAAAAACCTTTGGTAAACCTGCCGAGAGTTGAAGAAAGTACTCATTTGGTAGCCAGATATCATGAAAGTCTGGAAGACGAAGTATTTGCATTTTTACTTGATCAGAATGTAGAAAATCTTACTGATAAGACCATTTTTGTTAACAATAAAGAGCTTGCAGGGCATATTACCCCTCAGGATGAAGACCAATATTTTTCTTTAATTGATGTTTTTAATGAAAAAGAGGCTACTATTGACGATCAATTAGCAAAAGAGCTATTGGCAAAAGGATTCAAAAGAAGTATTTGTGTAGATGTCTCATTGCATCAGAATGCAGGTGCTGCCATCTATCAGCAGCTAGGAGTTGCTTTGGCTAAAACAAAAGAATTGGCAGAAGTATATGGTGCTGAAATTCTCAATAAATTAATCTTCAGAATTGCTGTTGGGGGAAATTATTTCTTCGAAATGGCCAAATTAAGAGCCTTTAAAATGGTTTTTAACCAACTTTCCAAAGAATATGGATTGGATGAAGTTCCTTATATTTTCGCTGAGACTTCCCTTAGAAATAAGGCTGTTTCTGATAATGAAAATAACCTTATCCGTTCTACATTGGAGCTGGCTTCAGCAATGATTGGTGGGGCAGATGCTGTTTTTACCAACAATTATCTTGTTGACAGAAGTACAGATAACTCTGAAGAAATCTCTTTCAAACAACAGATTGTATTGGCGTATGAAAGTATCATTAACGTATTTGAGGATGCTGCCAACGGAAGCTATTACGTTGAGGATATTACTCAACAGATCGCAGTCAAATCATGGGCTTTGTTTGTGGAAATGGAAGAAGCAGGTGGTTATCTTGAACTTTTAAAGCAAGGAGTTATTCAGAAAAAGATTTATGATCACGCTATTGAAGAGCAGGCATGGATCGAAGAAGGAAAAATTAAACTGATCGGAGTTAATTTATACCCGAAATTGGACGTTAAAAAGTCCATCACTGATCTATACAACGAAAAAGAAATAAAAGCTGTTCGTTGGGCTGAAATGTTTGAATAA
- a CDS encoding FtsB family cell division protein, translating into MEENNLIKDIQPKSETFKLIQKYVLNKYTITICLFLVWMIFFDKTSFLVINELNGEIHKYEDQLEYYKKEYEKNDAFYKKLMNNKSEKEKYARENYFMKKPNEEIFILVVDSTKVAKK; encoded by the coding sequence ATGGAAGAAAATAACCTTATCAAAGACATTCAGCCGAAATCTGAAACATTCAAACTTATCCAAAAATATGTGTTGAATAAGTATACCATTACGATCTGTCTGTTTTTGGTATGGATGATTTTCTTCGACAAAACCTCATTTCTTGTAATTAACGAACTGAATGGTGAGATTCATAAATACGAAGATCAATTGGAGTATTACAAAAAAGAATACGAAAAGAATGATGCTTTTTATAAAAAACTGATGAACAACAAATCAGAAAAAGAAAAATACGCAAGAGAAAACTATTTTATGAAGAAACCGAATGAAGAAATCTTCATTTTGGTGGTCGACAGCACGAAAGTCGCTAAGAAATAA
- the udk gene encoding uridine kinase, with amino-acid sequence MLVIGIAGGTGSGKTTVVDKILQQLDIEGMNILSQDNYYHDNQGLTLTEREALNYDHPKSIDFELLIKHVKALKNNEPIEQPIYSFVTHSRTGDHVTVEPKNVLVVEGILVLTNKELLKEFDLKVFVHADSDERLIRRIRRDTQERGRDLGEVLHRYQTTLKPMHQEFIEPSKNEADLIIPNMKQNSVAIDFLTTVIKNSLRKH; translated from the coding sequence ATGCTTGTAATAGGAATTGCCGGTGGAACAGGATCTGGCAAAACTACAGTTGTTGATAAGATACTTCAGCAGCTTGATATCGAAGGAATGAATATCCTTTCTCAGGATAATTATTATCACGACAACCAGGGTCTTACATTGACTGAAAGAGAGGCTTTAAATTATGACCATCCGAAGTCAATAGATTTTGAATTATTGATAAAACACGTGAAAGCTTTAAAAAATAACGAGCCGATAGAACAGCCGATTTATAGCTTTGTAACGCATTCCAGAACAGGAGACCACGTCACTGTAGAACCTAAGAATGTATTGGTAGTAGAAGGAATTTTGGTTCTTACCAACAAAGAATTACTGAAAGAATTTGACCTGAAGGTTTTTGTTCATGCAGATTCTGATGAAAGGCTGATCAGGAGGATCAGAAGAGACACTCAGGAAAGAGGTCGAGATCTGGGTGAAGTATTACACCGTTATCAGACAACCTTGAAGCCAATGCACCAGGAATTCATTGAGCCCTCTAAAAATGAGGCAGATCTTATTATCCCTAATATGAAACAGAATTCCGTAGCGATTGATTTTTTAACTACTGTTATTAAAAACTCGTTGAGAAAACATTAA
- a CDS encoding ATP-dependent Clp protease adaptor ClpS, giving the protein MNFYNTIKDYENPKRQYEEEVLVLDDTDDVYKLVLHNDDVHTFDYVIDSLIEICKHTLEQAEQCTMLVHYKGKCTVKTGSLDLLKPMHEKLLSRELTSEIV; this is encoded by the coding sequence ATGAATTTTTATAATACCATAAAAGACTACGAAAATCCCAAACGTCAGTATGAAGAAGAAGTTCTTGTATTGGATGATACGGATGATGTCTACAAATTAGTGCTGCATAATGATGATGTTCATACTTTCGATTATGTAATTGACAGCCTGATTGAAATATGCAAACATACTTTGGAACAGGCAGAACAATGCACAATGCTTGTTCATTATAAGGGCAAATGTACTGTAAAAACAGGCTCATTAGATCTTTTGAAGCCTATGCACGAAAAATTACTTTCACGCGAATTAACGAGTGAAATCGTATAA
- a CDS encoding hemolysin family protein: protein MDSDIVRLLLALFLVLLNGFFVAAEFSIVKVRYSQIQLKAAEGDSMAKQAEHIIKHLDEYLSATQLGITLASLALGWVGESALHHIVENIFHSLNINMSQASVTSVSLVISFVLITIMHIVFGELIPKSIAIRKSEATTMATAVPLRVFYTIFKPFIWLMNSMSNGFLRLIKIHPASEQEIHSTEELQLLVKQSADSGEIEEENYEIIKNAFDFTDHSAKQIMVPRQNITSIDFEEDINDIINKIMDSGYSRIPVYLDSIDNVIGIFYTKEIIREYVKRKGDLDHEDLKDLMRDAFFVVESKKVSDLLKIFQQKKQHLAIVIDEFGGTEGIITLEDILEELVGEIQDEEDEEEKIVDKIADNTYWVQATQPLDEINEFLPKRLPLSEESEYNSLAGFILYELEDIPEENQEFDLDDYHFKILKMNNKSVELVELVYKEPNAIDSLAEKIGEV, encoded by the coding sequence ATGGACTCGGACATAGTCAGGCTTTTGCTGGCCTTATTTCTTGTTTTACTAAATGGCTTCTTCGTAGCCGCAGAATTTTCAATTGTTAAAGTTCGTTACTCTCAAATCCAATTAAAAGCCGCAGAAGGGGATTCTATGGCCAAGCAGGCAGAACACATCATCAAACATCTTGATGAATATCTTTCCGCTACACAATTAGGTATTACGTTGGCATCCCTTGCCCTGGGTTGGGTAGGAGAGAGTGCCTTGCATCATATCGTTGAGAATATTTTTCATTCCCTTAATATCAATATGAGCCAGGCTTCCGTAACTTCGGTATCCCTGGTGATTAGTTTTGTATTAATTACAATCATGCACATTGTATTTGGAGAGCTTATTCCAAAATCAATAGCAATTAGAAAGTCAGAAGCTACAACAATGGCTACCGCGGTTCCGTTGAGAGTTTTTTATACGATATTCAAACCATTTATCTGGTTGATGAACTCTATGTCTAATGGTTTCTTAAGACTGATTAAAATTCACCCGGCTTCAGAGCAGGAAATTCACTCCACGGAAGAACTTCAGCTTTTGGTAAAACAAAGTGCAGATAGTGGTGAGATTGAAGAAGAGAACTATGAGATTATTAAAAATGCATTTGATTTTACAGATCACTCTGCGAAACAAATCATGGTTCCAAGACAGAATATTACATCAATTGATTTTGAAGAAGATATCAATGATATTATTAATAAGATTATGGATAGCGGATATTCCCGTATTCCGGTATATCTTGATTCTATTGATAACGTAATTGGTATTTTCTATACAAAAGAAATTATCAGGGAATATGTCAAAAGAAAAGGTGATCTAGACCATGAGGATCTTAAAGACCTGATGCGTGATGCCTTTTTCGTGGTAGAAAGCAAAAAAGTTTCAGACTTACTGAAAATTTTCCAACAGAAAAAACAACACCTCGCCATTGTTATTGATGAGTTTGGAGGAACAGAGGGGATTATTACTCTTGAAGATATTTTGGAAGAGCTGGTAGGGGAAATTCAGGATGAAGAAGACGAAGAGGAAAAGATCGTTGATAAAATTGCTGACAATACCTATTGGGTACAGGCTACTCAGCCTTTGGATGAAATTAATGAATTCTTACCTAAAAGACTACCTCTTTCTGAAGAAAGCGAATACAACTCATTAGCAGGATTTATTCTGTACGAATTGGAAGATATTCCTGAAGAAAACCAGGAATTTGATTTGGATGACTATCATTTCAAAATTCTGAAAATGAATAATAAGAGTGTAGAACTGGTTGAATTGGTATACAAGGAACCTAATGCCATTGATAGTTTAGCAGAAAAAATTGGTGAAGTTTAA
- the atpG gene encoding ATP synthase F1 subunit gamma — translation MANLKEIRGRITSISSTMQITRAMKMVSAAKLKKAQDAIVMLRPYSEKLQELIQNVNSSSDPDQISVYAQKREVKRILFIAVTSNRGLAGAFNSSIVKELNLQFQNNSQYEIEVLPVGKKVYDAVRRNRSVYANGSSVYDNLNFDTVAHVTEGVMTSFKEGKFDEVYVIYNKFVNAATQEVTTEQLLPISMPETTEPQVETDYIFEPNRAEILDNLIPKSIKTQVFKAILDSVASEHGARMTAMHKATDNAEALRNDLKIFYNKARQAAITNEILEIVSGAEALKNS, via the coding sequence ATGGCAAACTTAAAAGAAATACGAGGCAGAATTACGTCAATTTCATCTACGATGCAGATTACACGTGCTATGAAAATGGTTTCCGCTGCGAAACTTAAAAAAGCACAGGATGCAATCGTAATGCTAAGACCTTATTCTGAAAAATTACAGGAGCTTATCCAGAATGTAAATTCTAGCTCTGATCCTGATCAGATTTCTGTATATGCTCAGAAAAGAGAGGTTAAAAGAATACTTTTCATCGCTGTTACTTCAAACAGAGGTCTTGCGGGAGCTTTTAACTCTTCAATTGTAAAAGAGCTTAACCTTCAGTTTCAGAACAATTCTCAATACGAGATTGAAGTTCTTCCTGTAGGTAAAAAAGTATATGATGCTGTAAGAAGAAATCGTTCAGTATATGCTAATGGAAGTTCTGTTTATGATAATTTGAACTTTGATACAGTTGCTCATGTTACAGAAGGAGTTATGACAAGCTTCAAAGAAGGTAAATTTGACGAAGTTTATGTTATTTATAACAAATTCGTTAATGCAGCTACTCAAGAAGTAACTACAGAACAACTTCTTCCAATCTCAATGCCTGAAACTACAGAGCCACAGGTTGAAACAGATTATATCTTCGAACCAAACAGAGCAGAGATCTTAGATAACTTGATCCCTAAGTCTATTAAAACTCAGGTTTTCAAAGCAATCTTAGATTCAGTAGCCTCTGAACACGGAGCAAGAATGACTGCAATGCATAAAGCTACAGATAACGCAGAAGCTTTGAGAAATGATCTTAAAATTTTCTACAACAAAGCAAGACAGGCTGCAATTACCAACGAAATTTTGGAAATTGTTTCCGGAGCAGAAGCTTTGAAAAATTCGTAA
- the atpA gene encoding F0F1 ATP synthase subunit alpha: MAEINPAEVSAILKQQLANFDTQSNVEEVGTVLTIGDGIARVYGLENVQYGELVKFSSDVEGIVLNLEEDNVGVALLGESKLVKEGDTVRRTNRISSIKVGEGMLGRVVDTLGNPIDGKGPISGDLYEMPLERKAPGVIFRQPVTEPLQSGIVAIDSMIPVGRGQRELIIGDRQTGKTTVAIDTIINQKEFFDAGKPVYCIYVAIGQKASTVAQIVKTLADKGALAYTVIVAANASDPVPMQVYSAMAGAAIGEFFRDTGRPALIVYDDLSKQAVAYRELSLLLRRPPGREAYPGDVFYLHSRLLERAAKVIADDEIAKQMNDLPESLKPIVKGGGSLTALPIIETQAGDVSAYIPTNVISITDGQIFLESDLFNSGVRPAINVGISVSRVGGNAQIKSMKKVSGTLKLDQAQYKELEAFAKFGSDLDASTLAVISKGERNVELLKQPVNSPLPVDSQVAMIYAGTENLLRNVPLNKIKEFQHEYIEFLRSKHPDTMAAIKSGKIDNDITGVLKQAANDLASKYN, encoded by the coding sequence ATGGCAGAAATAAATCCGGCAGAAGTATCTGCGATCTTAAAACAGCAATTGGCCAACTTCGATACTCAATCAAACGTTGAGGAAGTAGGTACAGTTTTAACCATCGGTGATGGTATTGCTCGTGTATACGGGTTAGAAAACGTACAATACGGAGAGTTGGTGAAATTTTCTAGTGATGTAGAAGGTATTGTACTTAACCTTGAAGAAGACAACGTAGGTGTTGCTTTATTAGGTGAAAGTAAATTAGTAAAAGAAGGGGATACCGTAAGAAGAACAAACAGAATTTCTTCTATCAAAGTAGGAGAAGGAATGTTAGGAAGAGTAGTAGATACTCTTGGTAATCCTATCGATGGTAAAGGACCTATTTCAGGGGATTTATATGAAATGCCACTAGAAAGAAAAGCTCCTGGAGTAATCTTCAGACAGCCGGTAACTGAGCCTTTACAATCAGGTATCGTTGCAATTGACTCTATGATCCCTGTAGGAAGAGGACAAAGAGAGCTTATCATTGGTGACAGACAAACAGGTAAAACTACTGTTGCGATTGATACGATCATCAACCAAAAAGAATTCTTTGATGCTGGTAAACCAGTATATTGTATATATGTTGCTATCGGTCAGAAAGCTTCTACTGTAGCACAAATCGTTAAAACTCTTGCTGATAAAGGAGCTTTAGCATATACTGTAATCGTTGCGGCTAACGCTTCAGATCCGGTTCCAATGCAGGTATATTCTGCGATGGCAGGTGCTGCTATCGGTGAGTTCTTCAGAGACACTGGTAGACCAGCGCTTATCGTTTATGATGATTTATCTAAACAAGCTGTTGCTTACCGTGAGCTTTCTCTACTATTAAGAAGACCACCGGGCCGTGAAGCTTATCCTGGAGACGTTTTCTATCTTCACTCAAGACTATTGGAAAGAGCTGCAAAAGTAATCGCTGATGATGAAATTGCGAAGCAAATGAATGACTTACCAGAGTCTCTTAAGCCTATCGTGAAAGGAGGTGGTTCATTAACTGCTCTTCCAATCATCGAAACTCAGGCAGGTGACGTTTCTGCGTATATTCCAACTAACGTAATCTCTATTACTGACGGACAGATCTTCTTGGAGTCTGATCTATTCAACTCAGGGGTTCGTCCAGCGATCAACGTAGGGATCTCTGTATCAAGGGTAGGAGGTAACGCTCAGATCAAATCAATGAAGAAAGTGTCTGGTACCTTGAAACTTGACCAGGCTCAATATAAAGAATTAGAAGCGTTCGCTAAGTTCGGATCTGATCTTGATGCTTCTACTTTAGCAGTAATCTCTAAAGGAGAAAGAAACGTAGAGCTTCTTAAGCAGCCGGTTAACTCTCCACTTCCAGTTGATAGCCAAGTTGCTATGATCTATGCTGGTACTGAGAACTTATTGAGAAACGTTCCATTGAACAAGATTAAAGAATTCCAACACGAATATATCGAGTTCCTAAGATCTAAGCACCCTGATACAATGGCTGCTATTAAATCTGGAAAAATCGATAACGATATTACAGGAGTTCTTAAGCAGGCAGCTAACGATTTAGCTTCTAAATACAACTAA
- the atpH gene encoding ATP synthase F1 subunit delta, which yields MLTSKVAKRYAQGLLDFTNESGQTAAVFSEMKDVVKIMIESKDLNKFFLTPYIDAKKKIEVANEIFKGLSASSQNLIRLVIKHGRENQLKNIAQEFINKVEDINGVQRVTLTTATQLSKENIDQILRSSNLVNTNSNFDLKVNINQDILGGYILRVGDQQVDASVKTKLNQVKKDFQLN from the coding sequence ATGCTTACATCTAAAGTAGCGAAAAGATACGCACAGGGTTTACTTGATTTCACTAATGAATCAGGTCAGACAGCTGCCGTGTTTTCTGAAATGAAAGATGTAGTGAAGATTATGATTGAATCTAAGGATTTAAACAAATTCTTCCTTACGCCTTACATTGATGCAAAAAAGAAAATAGAGGTAGCAAACGAAATTTTCAAAGGTTTATCAGCATCTTCCCAGAATTTGATCAGATTGGTTATTAAGCACGGACGTGAGAACCAATTAAAAAATATCGCTCAGGAATTCATCAACAAAGTTGAAGACATCAACGGAGTACAGAGAGTAACGCTTACCACAGCAACTCAGCTTTCTAAAGAGAATATTGATCAGATTCTAAGATCCTCAAACTTGGTTAATACTAATTCAAACTTCGATTTGAAAGTAAATATCAATCAGGATATTTTAGGAGGATACATCCTAAGAGTAGGAGACCAGCAGGTAGACGCGTCTGTGAAGACCAAATTGAACCAAGTTAAAAAAGATTTCCAATTAAATTAA